Proteins from a single region of Plasmodium gaboni strain SY75 chromosome 2, whole genome shotgun sequence:
- a CDS encoding putative membrane protein (conserved Plasmodium membrane protein, unknown function), with translation MKGIILFLKIILFMIFSLQEFLLSSNININKIFLLLVDILLLICLAYYLIRSINNMQMYIIYIYSIVTKITIIYFLSFPQYIINSKNNNINNFNNINNINNINDAYNSVFISNYYNIYNDYAYSYISTYYNTFNKKLMIVTICILITILVYILLFYITDFYILNIHKISIEHILFFLIITHVSIDFIDISQFFYSSYSYFFLYYFRLKDEIYLFKDTHIFSDKILNKNKILHFYNSTINIFEVVFITYGVLISLNISLHAYSFPNYSYEEISSILRIQQNDINRKFMKHKSSLHNNLQNNEDHIYNYNSNKYNIYNNQDENNIYKYIKTSNIININKYNNHLLSNNDSYKYINSDIYYNNNTSKKKKIKKQKCFSKIAGDAMSCLKYISIYSFLLTDISFFLSRLLLFVMLQTVSCSLLFMIKNICFIIIHGARIYRKSKYHNHKKKKKQTKKNIHKNSTNVDDYKKKKKFQDVPLFSNKDIETKSSKKKCGSSKDIDKMDIHSNKNIYFDNIIPSDKIIQSDKFFFAYTSRFSDIININEIDYMHYNRINHFNYEKIKTSLYFYFLKYNGISFKKYISCYIDNIEKYSMRYFFIIFFFFIFIAIKITILVITYTFHFDDLFNKCIYEFTYNHNFNIIKSCVILKINFIIIISYTLSSFILYIFTSSFFDAIFMPILHFFNMLSYTFVLIIMSQYNPSYDFLNYFNRSKNIAIVLLVFIYLVYLFLADLYIFIYMLLGRRYITYKYKKNIKKRKDDDNKNNIENINNKTNYVSESISVISSLIIKLIIYMNSPLSLNKIIIGNNLIKNTRLDNFLFFSHIKEITVKLILYFICLFISLRYKYINILFILTLFFINIILSTLYLIFSKINRNVAMEYIFAQAIY, from the exons attacaagaatttttattatcatctaatataaatataaataaaatatttttattgttagTAGACATTTTATTACTAATATGTTTAGCATATTATCTTATAAGGtctataaataatatgcaaatgtatataatatatatatatagcatagtaacaaaaataacgataatatattttttatcatttcctcaatatataataaacagcaaaaataataatatcaacaattttaacaatattaacaatataaacaatattaATGATGCTTATAATAGTGTTTTTATTTctaattattataatatatataacgACTATGCTTATTCTTACATCTCAACATACTATAATACATTCAACAAAAAACTTATGATTGTTACAATATGCATTCTTATTACTATTTTAGtttatatacttttattttatataaccgatttttatattttaaatatacataagATTAGCATCGAgcatatattattctttttaattataaCTCATGTTTCTATTGATTTTATTGATATATctcaatttttttattcttcttattcttatttttttttatattatttccGTCTAAAGgatgaaatatatttatttaaagacacacatattttttcagacaaaattttaaataaaaataaaatattacatttttataattcaactataaatatatttgaagTTGTATTTATAACATATGGTGTCTTGATatctttaaatatatcacTACATGCATATTCCTTCCCGAATTATTCTTATGAAGAAATCTCATCGATTTTAAGAATTCaacaaaatgatattaatagAAAATTTATGAAACACAAATCATCATTACATAATAATCTACAAAATAATGAGGACcatatatacaattataactcaaataaatataatatatacaataatcaagatgaaaataatatttataaatatattaagaCATCTaacattattaatataaacaaatataacaatcatttattatctaataatgattcatataaatatattaattcggatatatattataataataatacatctaaaaaaaaaaaaattaagaaaCAAAAATGCTTCTCTAAAATTGCAGGAGATGCTATGTCAtgtttaaaatatataagtatatatagTTTTCTTTTAACCGACATATCTTTTTTCTTATCTCGTCTCCTCCTATTTGTAATGCTACAAACTGTATcat GCTCTCTTTTATTcatgataaaaaatatctGCTTCATCATAATACACGGAGCAAGAATTTATAGGAAATCCAAATATCataatcataaaaaaaaaaaaaaacaaacaaaaaaaaatatacataaaaatagCACAAATGTAGAcgattataaaaaaaaaaaaaaatttcaaGATGTACctttattttcaaataaaGATATAGAAACTAAAAGTAGCAAGAAAAAATGTGGTAGTAGTAAGGATATAGACAAAATGGATATTCATtctaataaaaatatatattttgataatataatcCCATCTGATAAAATAATCCAATCtgataaatttttttttgcttATACTAGCCGATTTAgtgatattataaatataaacgAAATAGATTATATGCATTACAACAGAATAAACCATTttaattatgaaaaaataaaaacgtctttatatttttattttttaaaatataacGGAATAAgctttaaaaaatatatatcatgttatatagataatattGAGAAATATTCAATGAggtatttttttattatttttttcttttttatttttatagcTATAAAAATTACTATTCTTGTTATTACATATACATTTCATTTTGatgatttatttaataaatgtatatatgaatttacttataatcataattttaatattataaagtCATGTGTAATActtaaaattaattttattattattatatcatatacattatcttcatttattctatatatatttacttcATCTTTTTTTGATGCTATATTTATGCCAATCCTTCACTTTTTCAATATGCTTTCATATACATTCGTGTTAATCATAATGTCTCAATACAATCCATCCTACGATTTTCtgaattattttaatagAAGTAAGAATATAGCCATCGTCTTATTggtttttatatatcta GTTTATTTATTCCTTGCAgatctatatatttttatctacATGCTACTAGGAAGAAGATATATcacatataaatacaagaaaaatataaaaaaaagaaaagatgatgataataagaataatattgaaaatataaataacaaaaCAAATTATGTATCAGAATCTATATCTgttatatcatcattaattataaaattaattatatatatgaattctcctttatcattaaataaaataattattggaaataatttgataaaaaatacaagATTAGAtaatttcctttttttttctcacattaaagaaataacagttaaattaattttgtattttatttgtctatttatatctttaagatataaatatataaatattttatttatattaactctcttctttattaatataatattatctaccctttatttaatattttcaaaaataaatagaaATGTCGCCatggaatatatatttgcACAGGCAATATAT